In a genomic window of Methanogenium sp. S4BF:
- a CDS encoding ferritin family protein, whose protein sequence is MKADRKLTDEELIRAIRFMVAAEYEAIQLYVQLAESTDNKLAQEVLRDIADEEKVHAGEFLRLLHHLAPDEEGFYKEGYDEVEEEIEKQK, encoded by the coding sequence ATGAAAGCTGACAGGAAACTGACCGACGAAGAACTCATCCGTGCAATCCGCTTCATGGTGGCAGCAGAGTATGAGGCCATCCAGCTTTATGTCCAGCTTGCAGAGTCAACAGACAACAAACTTGCACAGGAAGTGCTCCGCGACATCGCAGACGAAGAGAAAGTGCATGCCGGTGAATTCCTCCGCCTGCTCCATCACCTCGCACCCGATGAAGAGGGCTTCTACAAAGAAGGATACGACGAAGTCGAAGAAGAGATTGAAAAACAGAAATAA
- a CDS encoding site-specific DNA-methyltransferase gives MDLTSLTPYYQREGAALYCADCRDLLRSMPASSVDMIFADPPYNLSNGGFTCQAGRQVSVDKGEWDASNGFADDFSFHQDWIAACRRVLKDEGTLWVSGTYHSIYACGYALQSAGFHILNDICWFKPNAPPNLSGRYFTASHETIIWARKSPDARHTFNYQDMKGGEWHEADTLKKDGKQMRSVWSLPAPRKREKAHGKHPTQKPLSLLNRIVLAATNPGDLVVDPFSGSSTTGIAAVSHGRRFIGSDISREYLDISVCRFEELPER, from the coding sequence ATGGATCTCACGTCGCTCACCCCGTATTACCAGCGGGAGGGGGCTGCACTGTACTGCGCTGACTGCAGGGATCTGCTGCGGAGTATGCCGGCATCATCCGTGGATATGATCTTTGCTGACCCCCCGTACAATCTCTCCAACGGCGGGTTTACCTGCCAGGCCGGGAGGCAGGTATCGGTGGACAAGGGTGAATGGGATGCCTCCAACGGGTTTGCAGACGATTTTTCCTTTCATCAGGACTGGATTGCTGCCTGCCGGCGTGTATTGAAAGATGAAGGGACCCTGTGGGTCTCAGGGACCTACCATTCTATATATGCATGCGGCTATGCCCTGCAGAGCGCGGGATTTCATATTTTAAATGACATCTGCTGGTTCAAGCCGAATGCACCACCAAACCTCTCGGGGCGGTATTTCACGGCAAGCCACGAGACGATCATATGGGCACGGAAATCACCTGACGCCCGCCATACATTCAATTATCAGGATATGAAAGGGGGGGAGTGGCATGAGGCAGATACGCTCAAAAAAGACGGGAAACAGATGCGTTCCGTCTGGTCGCTGCCGGCGCCGCGCAAGCGGGAGAAGGCCCACGGGAAACATCCGACTCAAAAACCGCTCTCCCTTTTGAACCGTATTGTCCTTGCGGCAACAAACCCCGGAGATCTGGTGGTGGACCCCTTTAGCGGCAGCTCGACCACTGGCATTGCTGCCGTTTCCCACGGGCGGCGCTTCATCGGCTCTGATATCAGCCGTGAATATCTTGACATCTCTGTCTGCCGGTTTGAAGAACTGCCCGAACGGTAA
- a CDS encoding pyridoxal phosphate-dependent aminotransferase, producing the protein MATYTGRISQRVRDVEMSGIRKFFQSASPDAINLGIGQPDLPTPEHIKEAGIAAIRNNHTGYTFNYGLPELREAICSKLARENGISHTPGEVIVTAGAGEALFVAITTLVREGERVLFQDPGFVSYEACTVLAGGRPEGVPLTPDLRLDVEACKEQMDGARVFVLNSPGNPTGTVEDEETIRAIVEYGNDHGVTIISDEVYEHFVYDKTHYSAARYGDDVITINATSKTYSMTGWRLGFMAGPGEVIEEAIKVHQNCQTCATSISQYAALAAYTGDNACVTAMRDEYRVRRDMLYNGLSDCGFVFPKPDGAFYMFVPMEPETFRAIIDAGVVIIPGDAFGERSAGYARFSYAASRNDIKSALERIQTI; encoded by the coding sequence ATGGCCACATATACAGGGCGGATTTCACAGCGCGTACGGGATGTCGAGATGTCAGGAATACGGAAATTTTTCCAGTCTGCATCACCCGATGCCATCAATCTCGGCATCGGCCAGCCGGATCTCCCGACACCGGAGCATATCAAAGAGGCAGGAATAGCGGCAATACGAAACAACCATACCGGCTATACCTTTAACTACGGCCTGCCCGAACTGCGCGAGGCAATATGCAGCAAACTTGCACGGGAAAACGGCATATCCCACACCCCCGGCGAGGTTATCGTCACTGCCGGTGCCGGTGAGGCACTCTTTGTGGCAATCACCACACTGGTCAGGGAGGGAGAACGGGTGCTCTTCCAGGACCCCGGATTTGTCTCCTATGAAGCATGCACCGTGCTTGCCGGCGGCCGGCCGGAAGGGGTCCCCCTGACACCGGACCTTCGCCTTGACGTAGAGGCGTGCAAGGAGCAGATGGACGGTGCCCGTGTCTTTGTGCTCAACTCACCGGGCAATCCGACCGGCACCGTGGAGGATGAAGAGACCATCCGTGCCATCGTTGAGTACGGCAACGACCATGGTGTCACCATCATCTCGGATGAGGTCTATGAACACTTTGTCTATGACAAAACACATTACAGCGCTGCCCGGTATGGAGATGACGTCATCACCATCAATGCCACCAGCAAAACCTATTCCATGACCGGATGGCGCCTTGGATTTATGGCAGGCCCCGGAGAGGTCATAGAAGAGGCCATCAAGGTGCACCAGAACTGCCAGACCTGCGCCACCTCCATCTCCCAGTATGCAGCACTTGCAGCATACACCGGTGACAATGCCTGTGTCACTGCGATGCGGGATGAATACCGGGTACGCCGGGATATGCTTTACAACGGCCTCTCAGACTGCGGATTTGTGTTCCCCAAACCGGACGGCGCATTCTATATGTTCGTTCCGATGGAGCCTGAGACCTTCCGCGCCATCATCGATGCAGGCGTCGTCATCATCCCGGGGGACGCATTCGGCGAACGGTCTGCCGGATACGCGAGGTTCAGCTATGCGGCCTCACGAAACGATATCAAATCAGCACTCGAACGCATTCAGACAATTTAG
- a CDS encoding aldehyde dehydrogenase family protein: MREDDIRSITTSGEQIRVVNPATGGVVGEVPAGGKAAVAAAVDAAEAAQAGWAKRDPRERGKILGEGARIIRAQTDALAALLTAEQGKPLHEARNEIQGCANVLEYYHSVSGSIRGECLPLSSYGLAYVLKEPVGVCGAIIPWNMPVLIFAWKLCPPLVAGNAVVVKPASSTPLTTMRIADILEAAGLPAGVLQVVTGTGASAGAALAATPSLGHLSFTGDTKTGEEVSQAAGRNGVPVTLELGGSDAMIVCRDADLHAAAAGAVAGRFYNCGQTCTAVKRVIVDASVKEQFTRMLCEKAAGIAVGDGSRPGVGMGPLNNAPARDGIRRMVDACLSAGEGTLLCGGGIPDGAHYEKGLFYEPTIVSDLPDDSVLLNTEVFGPVLPVISAESLDDAIRIANSTRYGLGASVWTHDIKTAMLASSQLDAGIVWVNQHLRIPPDVPFGGMKASGTGRENGSGAFDPYLRSKTVLVRS, encoded by the coding sequence ATGAGAGAGGATGATATTCGCAGCATTACCACTTCAGGTGAACAGATCCGGGTGGTAAATCCGGCTACCGGAGGCGTGGTTGGTGAGGTGCCTGCGGGAGGGAAAGCGGCCGTGGCTGCTGCTGTTGACGCAGCTGAGGCTGCTCAGGCCGGATGGGCGAAGCGGGACCCCCGTGAACGGGGGAAGATTCTTGGGGAGGGTGCCCGAATCATCCGGGCGCAGACGGATGCACTTGCTGCCCTGCTGACCGCAGAACAGGGCAAACCGCTGCATGAGGCACGAAATGAGATACAGGGATGTGCAAATGTCCTTGAGTATTATCATTCGGTTTCCGGGTCTATCCGGGGGGAGTGCCTGCCACTCTCGTCGTACGGTCTTGCCTATGTCCTCAAAGAACCGGTCGGTGTCTGCGGTGCAATCATCCCGTGGAATATGCCGGTGCTTATATTTGCGTGGAAATTGTGCCCGCCACTTGTAGCAGGCAATGCTGTTGTGGTGAAACCGGCAAGCTCCACGCCGCTTACAACGATGCGGATTGCAGATATTCTGGAGGCAGCAGGCCTTCCCGCAGGAGTGCTTCAGGTGGTGACCGGTACCGGAGCTTCGGCGGGGGCTGCTCTTGCGGCCACCCCTTCCCTCGGTCATCTTTCGTTTACCGGCGACACAAAGACGGGAGAAGAGGTGTCTCAGGCTGCGGGGAGAAACGGGGTGCCGGTCACTCTGGAGCTGGGCGGCAGTGACGCGATGATTGTCTGCCGTGATGCCGATCTCCATGCGGCAGCGGCCGGTGCTGTTGCCGGCCGGTTCTACAACTGCGGCCAGACCTGCACGGCAGTAAAACGCGTGATCGTTGATGCATCCGTCAAAGAGCAGTTTACCCGTATGCTCTGTGAGAAGGCAGCAGGTATTGCGGTGGGAGACGGCAGCCGGCCGGGTGTGGGCATGGGGCCGCTGAACAATGCACCGGCACGGGACGGCATCCGCCGGATGGTGGACGCCTGCCTCTCTGCCGGTGAAGGCACCCTTCTCTGCGGCGGCGGCATCCCGGATGGTGCGCATTACGAAAAAGGTCTCTTCTATGAACCAACCATCGTGTCCGATCTCCCGGATGACTCTGTGCTTCTGAACACCGAAGTGTTCGGGCCGGTGTTGCCGGTCATCTCCGCTGAAAGTCTGGATGATGCCATCCGAATCGCAAACAGTACTCGCTATGGTCTGGGTGCCTCGGTCTGGACCCATGATATTAAAACCGCTATGCTGGCCTCCTCACAGCTTGATGCAGGGATAGTGTGGGTGAACCAGCACCTGAGAATTCCTCCGGATGTGCCGTTTGGGGGCATGAAAGCAAGCGGGACGGGAAGAGAGAACGGATCGGGTGCCTTTGACCCCTACCTGCGGTCAAAGACCGTGCTTGTCAGGTCATGA
- a CDS encoding aldolase, with the protein MTDECTVLVPLDVPESAKATYIDNYLLVTQGSGNLMLFAGDQKVEHLNDDFYGEGIAADDADPEHLFRIAQESRIGVFATQLGLINRYAMDYPDIPYLVKMNSKTHLVKTSQKDPFSPQIFTVQQVVDLRNRTGLDIVGIGYTIYLGSEKEARMLREAAQLIAEAHAHGLLTVLWIYPRGAAVGDEKDPHLIAGATGVAATLGSDFVKVNAPKKDGVSSAEMLREATMAAGRTKVVCAGGSSVSGEAFLKQLYDQLHTGGCAGNATGRNIHQKPLDEAVRMCNAVSALTIDGASVDDALAIYTGTQE; encoded by the coding sequence ATGACCGATGAATGTACGGTTCTGGTTCCGCTCGATGTGCCGGAGTCAGCCAAAGCCACCTATATTGATAACTACCTGTTAGTCACCCAGGGCTCAGGCAACCTGATGCTCTTTGCCGGTGACCAGAAGGTGGAGCACCTGAACGATGATTTCTATGGCGAAGGCATCGCAGCAGATGACGCTGATCCTGAACATCTCTTCCGGATTGCACAGGAGAGCAGAATCGGTGTCTTTGCAACCCAGCTGGGCCTGATTAACCGGTATGCAATGGACTATCCGGACATCCCGTATCTCGTCAAGATGAACTCCAAGACCCATCTTGTCAAGACCTCCCAAAAAGACCCCTTTAGTCCGCAGATTTTTACTGTTCAGCAGGTTGTCGACCTGAGAAACCGCACAGGACTCGACATTGTCGGCATCGGGTATACCATTTATCTGGGCAGTGAGAAAGAGGCACGGATGCTGCGTGAAGCAGCACAGCTCATTGCAGAGGCGCACGCTCATGGCCTTTTGACCGTTCTCTGGATCTATCCCCGGGGCGCTGCTGTCGGTGACGAGAAAGATCCCCACCTCATTGCAGGAGCAACCGGAGTCGCAGCAACGCTGGGCAGTGACTTTGTGAAGGTCAATGCACCCAAAAAAGACGGTGTTTCTTCAGCAGAGATGCTCAGAGAGGCAACAATGGCTGCCGGCAGGACAAAGGTTGTCTGTGCAGGCGGATCCAGTGTCTCCGGAGAAGCATTCCTCAAACAGCTCTATGACCAACTCCACACCGGCGGATGTGCAGGGAATGCAACCGGGCGAAACATCCACCAGAAGCCCCTGGATGAAGCAGTGCGGATGTGCAATGCTGTCTCTGCACTCACGATTGATGGTGCCTCCGTTGATGACGCACTGGCAATCTATACCGGAACACAGGAATAA
- a CDS encoding M42 family metallopeptidase → MVKELLKQLSDAHGLSSYEGSVREIIRTELAGHVDEFTEDAMGNLVAIRRGGDFKVMVASHMDEIGLMVQYIDDEGFIRFVPIGGWFGPVLYTQRVILHGKKGPVAGVIGAKPPHLLSPEDRKKEVKIEDFFIDIGATSAEDVANLGIEIGTPVTIDREFTELANNRVTGKALDNRVGVALLIKALKETTSPHTIYGVFTVQEELGLKGAKVSAFTLDPDCAIATDVTIPGDHPGVTKKEASPVMGKGPVLVLVSAQGRGLMADWKLAGWLRDAAEEAEIPYQLEVGTGGNTDATIIHLVRGGIPSIPLSIPARYIHSPVEVVDIGDVEAGVSLLLAALKQDSPFA, encoded by the coding sequence ATGGTAAAAGAACTCCTCAAACAACTCTCAGATGCCCACGGACTCTCCAGCTATGAAGGTTCCGTCCGTGAAATTATCCGGACCGAACTGGCAGGTCATGTGGACGAATTTACCGAAGACGCCATGGGCAACCTCGTTGCCATCCGGCGCGGGGGTGACTTTAAGGTCATGGTGGCGTCCCACATGGACGAGATCGGCCTGATGGTGCAGTATATTGACGATGAAGGATTCATCCGGTTTGTCCCCATCGGCGGATGGTTTGGACCGGTACTCTATACCCAGCGCGTCATCCTCCACGGAAAGAAGGGGCCTGTCGCCGGAGTCATCGGGGCAAAGCCACCCCACCTGCTCTCTCCTGAGGACCGGAAGAAAGAAGTGAAGATCGAAGATTTCTTCATCGATATCGGGGCCACATCCGCTGAAGACGTCGCAAACCTGGGCATTGAAATAGGCACACCGGTCACCATTGACCGGGAGTTCACCGAACTTGCCAACAACCGGGTCACCGGCAAGGCGCTCGACAACCGTGTCGGTGTCGCACTCCTCATCAAGGCACTCAAAGAGACCACCAGTCCCCACACTATCTACGGCGTCTTCACCGTGCAGGAAGAACTCGGCCTGAAAGGGGCAAAGGTCAGTGCATTCACTCTTGACCCCGACTGTGCGATTGCCACTGACGTGACCATCCCCGGCGACCACCCCGGCGTCACCAAGAAAGAAGCAAGCCCGGTGATGGGAAAAGGGCCGGTGCTGGTTCTTGTCAGTGCACAGGGCCGTGGCCTGATGGCCGACTGGAAACTCGCCGGCTGGCTGCGTGATGCAGCAGAAGAGGCAGAGATTCCCTACCAGCTGGAAGTCGGCACCGGCGGCAATACGGACGCCACCATCATCCACCTCGTGAGAGGCGGCATTCCAAGCATTCCCCTCTCGATTCCCGCCCGCTACATCCATTCCCCGGTAGAGGTCGTTGACATTGGTGACGTGGAGGCAGGGGTCAGCCTCCTCCTTGCAGCACTGAAACAGGACAGCCCGTTTGCCTGA
- a CDS encoding exodeoxyribonuclease III, with the protein MKIISWNVNGIRAVARKGTLQEVFTGEQPDVLCLQETKAHPDQLTGNMRHPKGYFSYFSWAEKKGYSGVATFSRDEVLSVRTDFAEPGFGGEGRILVTEHPDFLLYNIYFPNGKASAERLSYKMDFYEACLRDAVAEVDGGSNVIICGDVNTAHTELDLARPKENAKISGFLPEERAWIDRLIDAGFTDTFRLFEKNGGHYSWWDLKSRARERNVGWRIDYFFVNEALVGRVAVSSHLTEIYGSDHCPVCLEVDE; encoded by the coding sequence ATGAAGATCATTTCGTGGAATGTAAACGGCATCCGGGCAGTAGCACGGAAAGGAACCCTGCAGGAGGTATTCACTGGTGAACAGCCGGATGTGCTCTGCCTGCAGGAGACAAAGGCTCATCCGGATCAGCTGACCGGAAATATGCGTCATCCGAAAGGATATTTCTCGTATTTCTCCTGGGCAGAAAAGAAGGGATATAGCGGGGTCGCGACATTTTCCCGCGATGAGGTGCTGTCTGTGCGGACAGACTTTGCTGAGCCGGGGTTCGGGGGTGAGGGGCGGATTCTTGTCACCGAACACCCGGATTTTTTGTTGTACAACATTTATTTCCCGAATGGCAAGGCATCAGCTGAGCGCCTCAGCTACAAGATGGACTTCTATGAAGCCTGCCTCCGGGATGCGGTGGCAGAGGTGGATGGCGGCAGCAATGTCATTATCTGCGGTGATGTGAATACTGCCCATACCGAGCTTGATCTGGCACGCCCAAAGGAGAATGCAAAGATATCCGGTTTTTTGCCGGAGGAGCGTGCCTGGATTGACCGGCTTATTGACGCCGGGTTTACGGATACTTTTCGCCTCTTTGAGAAGAATGGCGGGCATTACTCGTGGTGGGACCTGAAATCACGGGCACGGGAGCGGAATGTCGGATGGCGGATTGATTATTTCTTTGTCAATGAGGCACTGGTGGGCAGGGTTGCTGTTTCATCGCATCTGACAGAGATATATGGGTCTGATCACTGTCCTGTCTGTCTGGAAGTGGATGAATGA
- a CDS encoding type B DNA-directed DNA polymerase, whose translation MTPTEPWIFDIVPSPGRITLWTKTGGCRESLTREFRPPFYCALPDETAHWEMVDALTEEYGASPCTFRTIYGNEEGYRIYAPRDVAEAIERQTQFRAALYNVDLRKEQLYCAAKGCMPCSTGRESPFTADTAHPLTTITICPAGRPETARTLTDVQVTGRRSHLLRGSETAVVHDLFTVITDEDPDLLLFHGIDRWAERILVAAEKAGIPCALSRTGRYRRLREMSYTSYGQMRHRPPALIPEGRVLIDTDASFMYRTGGLAGVLLASRLTGIPPNLTSRFTPGTIISSYECSEALKRGIAVPFRKNDAEATRSCRDVRLDDRGGLILQPVPGLYGPATQIDFTSFYPSIIVNYNISPETLADPKRPGFLPSVIAPLLDFRIAMKAKKHEDPRYAGMDAVLKWMLVTCFGYTGYKNARFGRIEMHEMITAISADILGSVKRMAEEMGYTVLHGIVDCLWVQGGDAADLKKRIEEVTGIPTEREDYDWLVFLPQNDGTGSYTNYFGRLTDGTMKIRGVMAQRRDTPPYVRAMQEACFSLMADAASPDELAECEEKVTALYRSYRDTMTDAPPSSFVIHRRLSKTAYQNHSISAAVVRMYRAEGVTPEPGMDVQYLVQDAGKKMVVPGWRAESPDYSYYATLLEKAWREVRFPFQ comes from the coding sequence GTGACACCCACAGAACCGTGGATCTTTGACATCGTACCCTCTCCCGGGAGAATCACCCTCTGGACAAAGACCGGCGGGTGCAGAGAGTCCCTCACCCGCGAGTTCCGGCCGCCGTTCTACTGTGCACTTCCCGATGAGACAGCCCACTGGGAGATGGTGGACGCCCTCACCGAGGAGTATGGTGCATCCCCGTGCACATTCCGGACCATCTACGGGAACGAGGAGGGCTACCGCATCTATGCTCCGCGGGATGTCGCAGAGGCCATCGAACGCCAGACACAGTTCCGTGCCGCCCTCTATAATGTCGATCTGCGAAAAGAACAGCTCTACTGTGCAGCCAAAGGATGTATGCCGTGCAGTACCGGAAGAGAAAGCCCGTTTACCGCAGATACCGCCCATCCCCTCACCACCATCACCATATGCCCTGCCGGGCGACCGGAGACCGCACGCACCCTTACCGATGTGCAGGTAACCGGCCGCCGCAGCCATCTGCTTCGCGGCAGTGAAACGGCTGTCGTCCATGATCTCTTCACGGTCATCACCGATGAAGACCCTGACCTGCTGCTCTTCCACGGCATTGACCGGTGGGCTGAACGAATACTTGTGGCAGCAGAGAAGGCAGGCATTCCCTGTGCTTTGAGCAGAACCGGCCGGTACCGGAGACTGCGGGAAATGTCCTACACCAGTTACGGCCAGATGCGGCACCGCCCGCCGGCGCTCATCCCGGAGGGAAGAGTGCTCATCGATACTGATGCGAGCTTTATGTACCGCACCGGGGGGCTTGCAGGAGTGCTTCTGGCATCACGCCTCACGGGCATTCCGCCCAACCTGACCAGCCGGTTTACGCCGGGCACCATCATCTCCTCCTACGAATGCTCTGAGGCCCTCAAGCGGGGCATCGCCGTGCCGTTCCGCAAAAATGATGCAGAGGCCACCCGCAGCTGCAGGGACGTGCGGCTGGACGACCGCGGCGGGCTGATTCTCCAGCCGGTGCCCGGCCTGTACGGACCAGCCACCCAGATTGACTTCACATCATTTTACCCGTCCATCATCGTGAACTACAACATATCCCCCGAAACACTGGCAGATCCCAAAAGGCCGGGTTTTCTGCCATCAGTGATCGCACCCCTGCTGGATTTCAGAATTGCAATGAAAGCGAAAAAGCACGAAGACCCCCGGTATGCAGGCATGGACGCCGTCCTCAAATGGATGCTGGTCACCTGTTTCGGGTACACCGGGTACAAGAATGCCCGGTTCGGACGCATTGAAATGCATGAGATGATAACTGCCATCTCTGCAGATATCCTCGGGTCGGTGAAACGGATGGCAGAGGAGATGGGATACACGGTCCTGCACGGCATCGTTGACTGCCTCTGGGTGCAGGGCGGGGATGCCGCAGACTTAAAAAAACGCATCGAAGAGGTGACCGGCATTCCCACAGAACGGGAAGATTATGACTGGCTGGTCTTCCTCCCGCAAAACGACGGCACCGGGTCATACACCAACTACTTCGGGCGCCTCACAGACGGCACCATGAAAATCCGGGGTGTCATGGCACAGCGGCGGGATACCCCTCCGTATGTCCGTGCGATGCAGGAGGCCTGCTTCTCCCTGATGGCAGATGCCGCCTCACCGGATGAACTGGCGGAGTGCGAAGAGAAGGTGACGGCACTCTACCGCTCGTACCGTGACACCATGACAGACGCTCCGCCCTCCTCGTTTGTGATACACCGCCGGCTGAGTAAGACGGCATACCAGAACCACTCCATCTCTGCTGCGGTTGTCCGGATGTATCGCGCCGAAGGAGTGACTCCGGAACCGGGGATGGATGTACAATATCTGGTGCAGGACGCCGGTAAAAAGATGGTTGTACCCGGGTGGAGAGCAGAGAGCCCGGATTACTCCTACTATGCCACTCTGCTGGAGAAGGCATGGAGAGAGGTGAGGTTTCCGTTTCAGTAG
- the hxlB gene encoding 6-phospho-3-hexuloisomerase: MNECYAGNVQDMMKLMAATISSTADSLSNEGVGQFIDELLGAKRIYVMGAGRSGLVAKAFAMRLMHLGMHSYVVGETITPAMKEGDTIVAYSGSGETKSIAELCETAKSIGGRLCLVTSNKDSRIGRIADCVAVIESHRDNVKDESAEYEVRQMRGEHRSFAPLGTIFETTAMVFSDAIVSSIMEITQCEEKDLKGRHANIE, from the coding sequence ATGAATGAGTGCTATGCAGGCAATGTACAGGACATGATGAAACTGATGGCGGCCACCATTTCATCAACTGCCGACTCACTCTCAAATGAGGGTGTCGGCCAGTTCATCGATGAACTGCTCGGTGCCAAACGGATTTATGTGATGGGGGCGGGCAGATCAGGCCTCGTCGCAAAGGCATTTGCCATGCGGTTAATGCATCTCGGGATGCATTCCTATGTCGTCGGTGAGACGATCACCCCCGCCATGAAAGAGGGGGACACCATTGTGGCCTACTCAGGGTCAGGGGAAACCAAATCCATCGCTGAACTCTGTGAGACCGCCAAATCCATCGGCGGACGGCTCTGCCTGGTGACATCAAATAAGGACTCACGCATCGGACGGATTGCCGACTGTGTTGCAGTGATAGAAAGCCACCGTGATAATGTCAAAGACGAATCGGCTGAGTATGAAGTGAGGCAGATGCGTGGAGAACACCGCTCCTTTGCACCACTGGGCACCATCTTTGAGACGACAGCCATGGTATTCTCCGATGCCATCGTTTCGTCTATCATGGAGATTACCCAGTGCGAAGAAAAAGACCTCAAAGGCAGGCATGCAAACATCGAATAG